The DNA region GTTAACATGGACCCGGCTTCCAGGGAGAAAGAATACCAGCAAGTTCAGCACATTCTTGCTGAAGATCGCCCAGCTGTGTATTTGTACCAGATGGAAGGGGTTTATGGAACAGATAGCCGTGTGAACTTCCAGCCGCGTAGTGACGAGATGTTCTATGCTGACGAGATCACACCTGCACAGTAACATCAGACAGAACAACCTGTTATAACAAAGATAAGCCTTGAACGGCAGGGACTGTACCACGTTCCTGTCGTTCTTTTTTAAAAGGAGGTGGACAGAGAATGGGCAAATATGTACTCAAGTCATTACTGCAGGTTATTCCGGTTCTGTTCATTGTTTCATTAATCGTATTCATATTGGTCCGCGTCACGGGAGATCCGGTTGCCCTGATGCTGCCGGAAACAGCTACTGCTGAAGACCGGGCTGTGTTGACGCAGGCACTTGGACTGGACCAGCCGTTATACACGCAGTATATCAAGTTCCTGGGCAGTGCCTTGCAGGGGGATTTTGGCCAATCCTTCCGTTATGGAGAGCCGGCCTTACAGCTTGTGCTGGAACGATTGCCGGCAAGTTTTGAACTCGCTGTTGCCGCGATGTTTTTTGCCATTGTCATGGCTATACCGTTGGGTGTTGCCTCAGCTGTTAAACGTAACACGTTTACCGATCTGATCATCTCCGGGATATCGGTAATTGGAAAAGCCATGCCGAACTTCTGGATGGGCATCATGCTGATTTTATTATTTTCGGTTATGTTGGGTGTTCTGCCCGTCTCCGGCCGAGGTGGAATATCACACTTGATATTGCCTGCCTTTACGCTTGGGGTCGGACTGGCTGCTCAGATGACTCGTCTGATTCGCTCCAGCATGCTGGAAATTCTGAGTCAGGATTACATCCGTACGGCACGGAGCAAGGGGCTCGGCCGGATGGTCGTGATTGGCAGACATGCGTTTCGCAATGGCTTGATTCCAGTCGTGACGATTATGAGTTTGCAATTTACAAGCTTGATCGGTGGAACATTGATTACCGAGACCGTATTCTCCTGGCCCGGGCTGGGTCAACTGCTGGTTGTTGCCGTCAACACGCATGACATGGCGATTGTACAGGCTGCTGTTTTTGTCATTGCGTTTATTGTGGTTGTAACCAATATATTGACGGACGTGGCCTACAGGCTGCTTGATCCACGGATTAAATACGATTAGAAGGAGGTGCAATCGATGACAGGCAGCAATGAAATGCCAATGCCGGGTGCAGGACAGGAACATGAGAATTTACGTACACCAACAGGACTTCGCTATATCTGGAATCAACTGATTATCAGCAAAACCGGAATATTTGGCGCTGTGCTCGTTTTGTTGGTTGTATTAATCGCTATTTGTGCACCTCTGTTAACGAGTCATGATCCGGGTGCAGTTAATCCTCTCAATCGTCTTAAACCGCCTGCTTGGCTTGAGGGGGGAACGGCTGAATATTGGCTGGGTACGGATAATCTGGGCAGGGATATGTGGAGCCGAATCGTATATGGTGCGCGGGTATCATTAATCGTGGGCATGGGTGCGGTCATCGTGTCCGGAATCATTGGTGCCATCCTTGGTCTCTTGTCCGGATTTTACGGAAAATGGCTGGATGCAGTTATTATGCGCGTGGGTGATGCATTTATGGCCATCCCTACCATTCTGTTTATGCTCGTTGTAATGGCCATTGTGGGTCCAGGAATTACAACGCTGATTTTGGTTATCGGTGTGACCAACTGGGTTCCTTTCACCCGTGTGGTTCGCAGTGAGGTGCTGAGTATCAAGGAGAGGGACTTTGTTCATGCTGCCAGATCCATCGGTGCCAAGAACGGGAGATTGATTCTGAAGCACATTCTGCCGAATATTTTATCTTCCTTTATCGTGATCTGCGGGATGAATGTCGGGACCACCATCATTATGGAAGCTTCGCTTAGTTTCCTGGGTCTGGGCATCAAGCCGCCTGACATTTCCTGGGGAGGCATGCTCAGTGATGGCAGGCAGTATGTGGCTACAAGCTGGTGGGTGGCAACGTTCCCTGGATTGGCAATAACCCTGACGGTTCTTGGCGTTATTTTCTTGGGAGATTGGCTGCGTGATGTGCTTGATCCACGTACGGATACGAACAAAAAATAATAGAAACGACAGAAAGGAGCCATGGATATGAACCGGAGACCGATCTTACCAGAGGACTTATATCATTATCGCTGGGTAAGTCAGCC from Paenibacillus sp. JNUCC-31 includes:
- a CDS encoding ABC transporter permease, translated to MGKYVLKSLLQVIPVLFIVSLIVFILVRVTGDPVALMLPETATAEDRAVLTQALGLDQPLYTQYIKFLGSALQGDFGQSFRYGEPALQLVLERLPASFELAVAAMFFAIVMAIPLGVASAVKRNTFTDLIISGISVIGKAMPNFWMGIMLILLFSVMLGVLPVSGRGGISHLILPAFTLGVGLAAQMTRLIRSSMLEILSQDYIRTARSKGLGRMVVIGRHAFRNGLIPVVTIMSLQFTSLIGGTLITETVFSWPGLGQLLVVAVNTHDMAIVQAAVFVIAFIVVVTNILTDVAYRLLDPRIKYD
- a CDS encoding ABC transporter permease, translated to MPGAGQEHENLRTPTGLRYIWNQLIISKTGIFGAVLVLLVVLIAICAPLLTSHDPGAVNPLNRLKPPAWLEGGTAEYWLGTDNLGRDMWSRIVYGARVSLIVGMGAVIVSGIIGAILGLLSGFYGKWLDAVIMRVGDAFMAIPTILFMLVVMAIVGPGITTLILVIGVTNWVPFTRVVRSEVLSIKERDFVHAARSIGAKNGRLILKHILPNILSSFIVICGMNVGTTIIMEASLSFLGLGIKPPDISWGGMLSDGRQYVATSWWVATFPGLAITLTVLGVIFLGDWLRDVLDPRTDTNKK